The Prunus persica cultivar Lovell chromosome G7, Prunus_persica_NCBIv2, whole genome shotgun sequence genome has a segment encoding these proteins:
- the LOC18769128 gene encoding dnaJ homolog subfamily C GRV2 isoform X4, with product MKCVQAVTVRPLSAVNALVRFAEEPQMFAIEFNDGCPIHVYASTSRDSLLAAVRDVLQTEGQCAVTVLPRLTMPGHPIDPPCGRVHLQSGLQRPIADVESASMHLKHLAAAAKDAVSEGGSIPGSRAKLWRRIREFNACIPYSGVPPNIEVPEVTLMALITMLPATPNLPPESPPLPPPSPKAAATVMGFIACLRRLLASRTAASHVMSFPAAVGRIMGLLRNGSEGVAAEAAGLVAVLIGGGPGDTNILTDSKGEQHATIMHTKSVLFANQGYAIILANRLKPMSVSPLLSMAVVEVLEAMICEPHGETTQYTVFVELLRQVAGLKRRLFALFGHPAESVRETVAVIMRTIAEEDAIAAESMRDAALRDGALLRHLLHAFFLPPGERREVSRQLVALWADSYQPALDLLSRVLPPGLVAYLHTRSDGVQSEDANQEGSLTSRRQRRLLQQRKGRTGKGSTSQENSLPNVNNYEIGDPMTQTNAGTFKVSDNYQRSVLDQSSGQASTIQSSGAQTVENSTGELASSGVPQNNHSAFVASADSQSRSIHEAVEANTSMSIDSDSNVTGFQNTGLPAPAQVVVENTPVGSGRLLCNWPEFWRAFSLDHNRADLIWNERTRQELRETLQAEVHKLDVEKERTEDIVPGGATADTMTGQDSVPQISWNYSEFSVRYPSLSKEVCVGQYYLRLLLESGSVGRAQDFPLRDPVAFFRALYHRFLCDADIGLTVDGAVPDEMGASDDWCDMGRLDGFGGGGGYSVRELCARAMAIVYEQHYKTVGPFEGTAHITVLLDRTDDRALRHRLLVLLKALMKVLSNVEACVLVGGCVLAVDMLTVAHEASERTAIPLQSNLIAATAFMEPLKEWMFVDKEGAQVGPVEKDAIRRFWSKKAIDWTTRCWASGMLDWKRLRDIRELRWALAVRVPVLTPTQIGEAALSILHSMVSAHSDLDDAGEIVTPTPRVKRILSSPRCLPHIAQALLSGEPSIVEGAAALLKAVVTRNPKAMIRLYSTGTFYFSLAYPGSNLLSIAQLFSVTHVHQAFHGGEEAAVSSSLPLAKRSVLGGLLPESLLYVLERSGPAAFAAAMVSDSDTPEIIWTHKMRAENLIRQVLQHLGDFPQKLSQHCHSLYEYAPMPPVTYPELRDEMWCHRYYLRNLCDEIRFPNWPIVEHVEFLQSLLVMWREELTRRPMDLSEEEACKILEISLEDVSSDDADTKHSFEMGEEVSSISKQIENIDEEKLKRQYRKLAMRYHPDKNPEGREKFLAVQKAYERLQATMQGLQGPQPWRLLLLLKGQCILYRRYGGILEPFKYAGYPMLLNAVTVDKDDNNFLSSDRAPLLVAASELIWLTCASSSLNGEELVRDGGIQLLANLLSRCMCVVQPTTPASEPSAIIVTNVMRTFCVLSQFESAWSEMLEYSGLVDDIVHCTELELVPAAVDAALQTIAHVSVSTELQDALLKAGVVWYLLPVLLQYDSTAEESNATESHGVGASVQIAKNMHAVRASQALSRLSGLCSDESSTPYNQTAADALRALLTPKLASMLKDQAPKDLLSKLNNNLESPEIIWNSSTRAELLKFVDQQRASQGPDGSYEMKDSHVFAYKALSKELYVGNVYLRVYNDQPDFEISEPEAFCVALIDFISYLVHNQCATDSEVKDVPNQNDPSLETSEHPNDTAVGSIDEQQTPVEDSAVSNGQVVDKEEFEMVKNLKFALNSLKNLLTNSPNLASIFSTKDKLLPLFECFSVPVASESNIPQLCLSVLSLLTTYAPCLEAMVADGSSLLLLLQMLHSAPTCREGVLHVLYALASTPELAWAAAKHGGVVYILELLLPLQEEISLQQRAAAASLLGKLVGQPMHGPRVAITLARFLPDGLVSVIRDGPGEAVVVSLEQTTETPELVWTPAMATSLSAQIATMASDLYREQMKGRVVDWDVPEQASGQQEMRDEPQVGGIYVRLFLKDPKFPLRNPKRFLEGLLDQYLTSIAATHYDTQAVDPELPLLLSAALVSLLRVHPALADHVGYLGYVPKLVAAVAYEGRRETMASGEVNNGSYVDRTYEPDDGSTQPTQTPQERVRLSCLRVLHQLAASTTCAEAMAATSVGTPQVVPLLMKAIGWQGGSILALETLKRVVVAGNRARDALVAQGLKVGLVEVLLGLLDWRAGGRNGLCSQMKWNESEASIGRVLAIEVLHAFATEGAHCTKVRDLLNSSDIWSAYKDQKHDLFLPSSAQSAAAGVAGLIESSSSRLTYALTAPSPQPAPSRPPTASPISDPNGKQDELS from the exons ATGAA ATGTGTGCAGGCTGTTACTGTTCGACCTTTATCTGCAGTAAATGCTCTTGTTCGATTTGCTGAGGAGCCCCAAATGTTTGCAATTGAGTTCAATGATGGGTGCCCCATCCAT GTTTATGCAAGCACGTCCCGTGATAGCTTACTTGCAGCAGTTCGTGATGTGTTGCAAACAGAA GGTCAATGTGCAGTGACTGTGTTACCAAGACTGACAATGCCAGGCCATCCTATTGATCCACCTTGTGGGAGAGTCCATTTACAATCTGGACTTCAACGGCCTATTGCAGATGTGGAGAGTGCATCCATGCATTTGAAACACTTAGCAGCAGCTGCCAAAGATGCAGTTTCCGAAGGTGGTTCCATTCCTGGATCAAGAGCTAAGCTATGGCGTAGAATAAGAGAGTTCAATGCATGTATTCCATATAGTGGAGTTCCTCCTAACATAGAAGTACCTGAGGTGACTTTGATGGCTTTAATAACAATGCTTCCAGCTACACCGAATCTTCCTCCAGAGTCACCTCCCTTACCTCCCCCTTCACCTAAAGCAGCTGCAACGGTGATGGGTTTTATTGCATGTTTACGTAGATTACTAGCTTCAAGAACTGCTGCGTCACATGTGATGTCTTTTCCTGCTGCTGTTGGAAGAATAATGGGTTTACTGAGAAATGGTTCAGAGGGTGTAGCCGCTGAAGCTGCAGGGCTAGTTGCAGTTCTTATTGGTGGTGGTCCTGGGGATACAAATATACTGACGGACTCTAAAGGAGAGCAGCATGCAACAATCATGCACACAAAGTCAGTGTTGTTTGCTAATCAGGGTTATGCTATTATACTTGCCAACAGACTGAAGCCAATGTCTGTATCACCATTATTATCAATGGCCGTTGTTGAGGTTCTTGAGGCAATGATATGTGAACCACATGGTGAGACGACACAATACACAGTGTTTGTTGAACTGTTACGCCAAGTAGCTGGTTTGAAGCGTCGTTTGTTTGCATTGTTTGGACATCCTGCTGAAAGTGTTAGAGAAACAGTGGCTGTGATTATGCGTACAATTGCAGAAGAAGATGCAATTGCAGCAGAGTCCATGCGCGATGCTGCATTGCGTGATGGTGCTTTGCTGAGACATTTATTGCACGCCTTCTTCCTTCCTCCTGGTGAGCGACGTGAGGTTAGTCGACAGCTTGTTGCTCTCTGGGCAGATTCTTATCAACCAGCTCTGGATTTATTGTCCAGAGTTCTGCCTCCTGGGCTTGTTGCTTATTTGCACACACGTTCTGATGGAGTTCAATCAGAAGATGCCAATCAAGAAGGATCTTTGACCAGTAGAAGACAGAGACGCTTACTCCAACAGAGGAAAGGTCGTACAGGAAAAGGATCAACATCTCAAGAGAATTCCTTACCTAATGTAAACAATTATGAAATTGGTGATCCCATGACACAGACAAATGCTGGTACTTTTAAGGTGTCAGATAACTATCAAAGATCTGTACTGGATCAGAGTTCTGGACAGGCTTCAACCATTCAGTCTTCTGGTGCTCAAACTGTTGAAAATTCCACTGGAGAGTTAGCGTCCTCAGGGGTTCCACAAAACAATCATTCAGCTTTTGTGGCTTCAGCTGATTCTCAGTCGAGAAGTATTCACGAGGCAGTGGAAGCAAATACTTCAATGTCAATTGATTCTGATTCCAATGTTACTGGTTTCCAGAACACAGGCCTCCCTGCTCCTGCTCAGGTTGTTGTGGAAAACACTCCTGTGGGATCTGGTAGGCTACTTTGTAATTGGCCTGAATTCTGGCGAGCATTTAGCCTTGATCATAATCGTGCAGATTTGATCTGGAATGAGCGCACTAGGCAAGAGTTGAGGGAGACTTTGCAGGCTGAGGTTCATAAGTTAGATGTTGAGAAGGAGCGTACTGAAGATATTGTTCCTGGAGGTGCTACGGCGGATACTATGACTGGCCAAGATAGTGTACCCCAGATATCTTGGAACTACTCTGAGTTCTCTGTTAGATATCCTAGCTTGTCCAAAGAAGTTTGCGTGGGTCAGTATTATCTGCGTTTGCTGCTTGAGAGTGGTAGTGTTGGCAGGGCACAAGATTTTCCATTGCGTGATCCAGTTGCCTTCTTTAGAGCACTCTACCATCGGTTCTTATGTGACGCAGACATAGGACTTACAGTAGATGGAGCTGTTCCTGATGAAATGGGTGCATCTGATGATTGGTGCGACATGGGAAGACTAGATGGttttggaggtggaggaggatATTCCGTGAGAGAGCTATGTGCTAGAGCAATGGCAATTGTATATGAGCAGCATTACAAAACAGTAGGTCCTTTTGAGGGCACTGCTCACATTACAGTTCTGTTGGATAGGACAGATGATAGGGCTTTGAGGCACCGTCTTCTAGTGCTCTTGAAG GCGTTAATGAAGGTTTTGTCAAATGTCGAGGCGTGCGTTTTGGTTGGAGGATGTGTGTTAGCTGTTGATATGCTGACAGTGGCTCATGAAGCTTCAGAAAGGACAGCTATTCCCTTGCAGTCTAATTTGATTGCTGCTACTGCTTTCATGGAACCGCTCAAGGAATGGATGTTTGTTGACAAGGAAGGGGCACAGGTTGGACCTGTTGAAAAGGATGCCATTAGAAGATTTTGGTCAAAGAAGGCTATTGATTGGACAACAAGGTGCTGGGCTTCTGGGATGCTAGACTGGAAGAGACTGCGGGATATTCGTGAACTTCGTTGGGCACTAGCTGTTCGAGTTCCTGTTCTCACGCCAACCCAG ATTGGTGAGGCCGCTTTGTCCATATTACACAGCATGGTATCTGCACATTCAGATTTAGACGACGCTGGAGAGATAGTTACCCCAACTCCTAGAGTAAAAAGGATCTTGTCAAGTCCACGTTGCCTTCCGCATATTGCTCAG GCATTGCTTTCTGGAGAACCAAGTATTGTAGAGGGTGCTGCCGCTTTACTGAAGGCTGTTGTTACTAGAAATCCCAAGGCCATGATTCGCCTGTACAGCACGGGCACATTTTATTTCTCCCTGGCATATCCTGGATCTAATCTCCTTTCAATCGCCCAACTCTTCTCAGTGACTCATGTTCATCAAGCATTTCATGGTGgtgaagaagctgcagtttCCTCTTCCTTGCCTCTGGCGAAGCGCAGTGTATTGGGTGGGCTTCTTCCAGAATCTTTGCTGTATGTATTGGAGCGTAGTGGTCCAGCTGCATTTGCAGCTGCAATGGTATCTGATTCTGATACTCCAGAGATTATATGGACTCACAAGATGCGAGCTGAAAATCTGATTCGCCAG GTTTTGCAGCATCTGGGTGATTTCCCCCAGAAATTATCACAGCACTGCCATTCTCTATATGAATATGCTCCTATGCCACCAGTGACATACCCAGAGCTACGAGATGAAATGTGGTGTCACCGTTATTACCTCCGTAACTTATGTGATGAGATTCGGTTTCCAAATTGGCCGATTGTTGAACATGTTGAGTTTCTACAGTCATTATTGGTAATGTGGCGTGAGGAGTTGACAAGAAGACCAATGGATCTTTCCGAAGAAGAAGCTTGCAAAATATTAGAGATTTCATTGGAAGATGTATCAAGTGATGATGCTGACACGAAGCATTCTTTTGAGATGGGTGAGGAGGTATCTAGCATATCCAAGCAGATTGAGAAcattgatgaagaaaagcTTAAACGGCAATATAGGAAACTCGCCATGAGATACCACCCAGACAAAAATCCTGAAGGAAGGGAGAAATTTCTTGCTGTACAGAAAGCTTATGAGCGCCTGCAG GCCACTATGCAAGGCTTGCAAGGCCCTCAGCCATGGCGATTGTTGCTTCTATTGAAAGGACAGTGTATCTTGTACAGACGTTATGGAGGCATACTGGAGCCATTTAAATATGCTGGTTATCCAATGTTGCTCAATGCAGTTACTGTGGACAAGGATGATAACAATTTTCTTTCCTCAGATAGAGCACCTCTCCTTGTTGCAGCGTCAGAGCTTATTTGGCTGAC GTGTGCATCTTCTTCATTGAATGGTGAAGAACTTGTGAGGGATGGTGGCATACAACTTCTTGCGAATCTTCTTTCCCGTTGCATGTGTGTAGTTCAGCCAACCACTCCTGCAAGTGAACCATCCGCAATAATTGTTACAAATGTGATGCGAACCTTTTGTGTTTTGAGTCAATTTGAGAGTGCCTGGTCTGAGATGCTTGAGTATTCTGGACTAGTTGATGATATTGTGCACTGCACTGAACTTGAGCTGGTACCAGCTGCTGTTGATGCTGCTCTCCAGACTATTGCACATGTTTCTGTGTCCACTGAATTACAGGATGCCTTGCTGAAGGCTGGAGTTGTATG GTACCTTTTGCCCGTGCTGCTTCAATACGACTCAACTGCAGAGGAATCTAATGCAACAGAATCACATGGTGTTGGTGCTAGTGTTCAAATTGCGAAAAATATGCATGCTGTACGTGCCTCGCAGGCGCTTTCAAGGCTTAGTGGTTTGTGTAGTGATGAGAGTTCAACACCTTATAATCAGACTGCAGCTGATGCCCTCAGAGCTCTGTTGACTCCTAAACTAGCCAGTATGTTAAAAGATCAAGCACCAAAAGACTTGCTAtctaaattaaacaataacTTGGAGTCTCCTGAG ATTATCTGGAACTCTTCAACCCGAGCAGAACTACTGAAATTTGTGGATCAGCAACGTGCAAGTCAGGGTCCTGACGGTTCATATGAGATGAAAGATTCACATGTATTTGCATATAAGGCACTATCAAAAGAACTCTATGTTGGAAATGTTTACTTGAGGGTCTATAATGATCAGCCAGATTTTGAGATCAGTGAACCAGAAGCTTTCTGTGTTGCtttgattgattttatatCATATCTAGTGCACAATCAATGTGCTACAGATTCTGAAGTTAAGGATGTGCCAAATCAGAATGACCCATCCCTTGAGACATCTGAGCATCCTAATGATACGGCTGTTGGATCAATTGATGAGCAGCAGACTCCTGTTGAAGATTCAGCAGTATCTAATGGGCAAGTGGTAGACAAGGAAGAATTTGAAATGGTTAAGAATCTTAAATTTGCATTGAATTCACTGAAG AACTTACTGACAAATAGTCCAAATTTGGCGTCAATTTTTTCTACTAAAGATAAGCTATTGCCTCTTTTCGAATGTTTTTCGGTGCCTGTTGCCTCAGAAAGCAACATTCCTCAACTTTGCCTGAGTGTGCTGTCACTCTTGACTACGTATGCTCCCTGCTTGGAGGCTATGGTTGCGGATGGATCCAGCCTTCTCCTTTTATTACAAATGCTTCACTCAGCCCCAACTTGTCGTGAAGGGGTTCTTCATGTTCTTTATGCTCTGGCCAGCACACCAGAACTTGCTTGGGCAGCTGCCAAGCATGGGGGAGTGGTCTACATCCTTGAACTTCTCTTGCCTTTGCAGG AAGAAATTTCATTGCAACAAAGAGCAGCAGCTGCCTCATTGTTGGGGAAGCTTGTTGGGCAGCCAATGCATGGGCCTAGAGTTGCTATAACACTAGCAAGGTTTCTTCCAGATGGCTTGGTATCAGTTATTAGGGATGGTCCTGGTGAGGCTGTTGTAGTTTCCCTAGAACAGACTACTGAGACTCCGGAACTTGTATGGACACCAGCCATGGCTACTTCTTTGTCTGCACAAATTGCAACTATGGCATCAGATCTATATCGCGAACAGATGAAAGGTCGTGTGGTTGATTGGGATGTTCCTGAGCAGGCATCTGGGCAGCAAGAAATGAGAGATGAGCCACAG GTTGGTGGAATCTATGTTAGGTTATTCCTAAAAGATCCCAAGTTTCCTCTCCGAAATCCAAAGAGATTCTTGGAAGGACTGCTAGATCAGTATTTGACATCCATTGCTGCCACACATTACGACACACAAGCTGTTGACCCTGAACTTCCTTTGCTCCTTTCTGCTGCTTTGGTTTCATTACTACGAGTGCACCCTGCACTAGCTGATCATGTTGGGTATCTTGGATATGTGCCTAAACTTGTGGCTGCTGTGGCTTATGAAGGAAGGCGAGAAACAATGGCATCCGGGGAGGTAAACAATGGCAGTTATGTGGACAGAACATATGAACCTGATGATGGATCCACACAGCCCACGCAAACTCCCCAAGAACGTGTGCGCCTCAGTTGTTTACGTGTCCTTCATCAACTGGCAGCTAGCACAACGTGTGCTGAAGCTATGGCCGCAACTAGTGTAGGAACACCTCAG GTCGTTCCTCTTCTAATGAAAGCAATAGGATGGCAAGGTGGAAGCATATTAGCTCTTGAGACACTAAAACGTGTTGTGGTTGCTGGAAACCGAGCTAGAGATGCACTTGTAGCACAAGGACTTAA GGTTGGTCTTGTTGAAGTACTTCTTGGCCTTCTTGATTGGAGAGCAGGGGGAAGGAATGGGCTTTGCTCTCAGATGAAGTGGAATGAATCTGAAGCATCTATTGGCAGGGTGCTAGCAATTGAG GTTTTGCATGCATTTGCAACTGAGGGGGCCCATTGCACTAAAGTGCGTGACCTATTAAATTCCTCAGAT ATTTGGAGCGCTTATAAAGACCAAAAACATGATCTTTTCCTCCCATCAAGTGCTCAATCTGCTGCCGCCGGAGTTGCTGGGCTAATTGAGAGTTCATCATCAAGACTCACTTATGCCCTTACGGCTCCCTCTCCACAACCAGCTCCATCGAGACCTCCTACTGCTTCGCCTATATCTGACCCAAATGGAAAACAAGATGAGCTTTCATAG